Proteins from a single region of Budorcas taxicolor isolate Tak-1 chromosome 7, Takin1.1, whole genome shotgun sequence:
- the MRPL54 gene encoding 39S ribosomal protein L54, mitochondrial, producing MAARRLIGATRSWAGWRAWELPDPAGFVRLHVRDYAKRPVFKGGKGGKGAAVGETLKDPEVCTDPVQLTTHAMGVNIYKEGQDVVLKPDSEYPEWLFQMNVGPPKKLEELDPETREYWRLLRKHNIWRHNRLSKNQKF from the exons ATGGCGGCTAGACGCCTCATCGGTGCTACCCGGAGCTGGGCCGGCTGGCGGGCCTGGGAGCTTCCGGACCCCGCGGGTTTTGTAAGACTACATGTACGCGATTATGCCAAGAGACCGG TTTTTAAGGGGGGCAAAGGCGGCAAAGGTGCTGCGGTGGGAGAGACCCTGAAGGACCCCGAGGTGTGTACAGACCCAGTCCAGCTCACCACGCACGCCATGGGTGTCAACATCTACAAGGAGGGCCAGGATGTGGTCCTGAAGCCGGAttctgagtaccccgagtg GCTGTTCCAGATGAATGTGGGCCCCCCCAAGAAGCTGGAGGAGCTGGACCCGGAGACCCGGGAGTACTGGCGGCTGCTCCGGAAACACAACATCTGGCGCCACAACCGGCTGAGCAAGAACCAGAAGTTCTAG
- the TJP3 gene encoding tight junction protein ZO-3 has product MAVRFQVLDMEELTIWEQYTATISKDPRRGFGIAISGGRDRSGGSVVVSDVVPGGPAEGWLQTGDHIVMVNGVSMESVTSTFAIQILKTCTKMANITVKRPRKVQVPATKVTSAPGHQNSDEEDRLQHLEEADHGRGYDGDTSSGSGHSWGKRSRRPRAGRRSRASSHGRRSPGGGSEANGLALVSGFKRLPRQDVQMRPVKSVLVRKRESDDFGVKLGSQIFIKHITDSGLAAQNSGLHEGDLILQINGVSSENLSLSDTRQLIEKSEGKLTLLVLRDRGQFLVNIPPAVSDSDSSLLEDISDLGSELSQAPPSHIPPPPQHGQQSPDTSRTNSPVESHRLRRESSVDSRTTSEPDSPRPRNYDIYRVPSGQSVEDHGYSPDSRVVRFFKGTNIGLRLAGGNDVGIFVSGVQAGSPADGQGILEGDEILQVNDTPFQNLTREEAVNFLLGLPVGEEVELVTQRKQDIFQKMVRSGLGDSFYIRTHFEMEPSPPSGLGFTRGDVFHVLDTLYPGAGQSPARGGQWLAVRMGRDLREKERGIIPNQSRAEQLASLEAAQRAVGVIPGASAGSNSRAEFWRLRGLRRGAKKTAHRSREDLSALTRQGHYPPYERVVLREASFKRPVVILGPVADIAMQKLTAEMPDKFEIAESVSRTESPSKIIRLDTVRVIAEKDKHALLDVTPSAIERLNYVQYYPIVVFCVPESRTALKALRQWLAPTSRRSSRRLYAQAQKLRKYSDHLFTATIPLQGTSDSWYQELKAVIQEQQTRPIWTAEDQLDSSSEDNLDLPHHGLADSSADLSCDSRVNSDYETDGEGSVYTDGEGYTDGEGGPHTDVDEGPRVPALARSSEPVLGDEPWIPQDHGRPSGPRGAQMDSRHPQGQRRQDSMRTYEREALRKKFTRARDVESSDEDGYDWGPATDL; this is encoded by the exons ATGGCGGTGAGATTCCAG GTGCTGGACATGGAGGAGCTGACCATCTGGGAACAGTACACTGCCACGATCAGCAAG GACCCCCGCCGAGGCTTTGGCATCGCAATCTCTGGTGGCCGAGACCGGTCCGGTGGATCTGTGGTTGTATCCGATGTGGTGCCTGGAGGGCCGGCTGAGGGCTGGCTACA GACAGGGGACCACATTGTCATGGTGAATGGGGTCTCCATGGAGAGTGTCACCTCCACCTTCGCCATTCAGATACTCAAGACCTGCACAAAGATGGCCAACATT ACGGTGAAGCGTCCCCGGAAAGTCCAGGTGCCCGCCACCAAGGTCACTTCTGCCCCGGGACACCAGAACTCAGATGAGGAAGACAGGCTGCAGCATTTGGAGGAGGCTGACCACGGCCGGGGCTACGATGGGGACACGTCCAGCGGCTCTGGCCACTCCTGGGGCAAGCGCTCCCGTCGGCCAAGGGCAGGTCGCCGGAGCCGGGCCAGCAGCCATGGGCGCAGGAGCCCAGGTGGCGGCTCTGAGGCCAACGGGCTGGCCCTGGTGTCTGGCTTCAAGCGGCTGCCACGGCAGGACGTGCAAATGCGGCCCGTGAAGTCCGTGCTGGTGCGGAAGAGAGAGAGTGATG ATTTTGGGGTCAAACTGGGCAGTCAGATCTTCATCAAGCACATCACAGATTCGGGCCTGGCTGCCCAGAACAGTGGGCTTCATGAAGGAGACCTCATCCTCCAG ATCAACGGGGTGTCCAGTGAGAATCTGTCACTGAGTGACACACGGCAACTGATTGAGAAATCAGAAGGGAAACTGACTCTGCTGGTGCTCAGGGACCGAGGCCAGTTCCTGGTGAATATCCCTCCGGCCGTCAGCGACAGCGACAGCTCCCTCCTGGAGG ACATCTCAGACCTCGGCTCAGAACTGTCCCAGGCACCACCATCTCACATCCCACCGCCACCCCAGCATGGGCAGCAGAGTCCAGACACCAGCCGAACCAACTCCCCCGT GGAGAGCCACCGGCTTCGGCGGGAAAGTTCAGTGGATTCTAGGACCACGTCAGAACCGG ACTCCCCGAGGCCAAGAAACTATGACATCTACAGGGTGCCCAGCGGTCAGAGTGTGGAGGACCACGG GTACAGCCCAGACTCGAGGGTGGTCCGCTTCTTCAAGGGCACGAACATCGGGCTGCGGCTGGCCGGAGGCAATGACGTGGGCATCTTTGTGTCCGGGGTTCAGGCGGGCAGCCCGGCTGACGGGCAGGGCATCCTGGAGGGAGATGAGATTCTGCAG GTGAATGATACCCCGTTCCAGAACCTGACCCGGGAGGAGGCTGTGAACTTCCTGTTGGGGCTGCCAGTTGGCGAGGAAGTGGAGCTAGTGACACAGCGCAAGCAggaca TCTTCCAGAAGATGGTGAGGTCTGGCTTGGGCGACTCCTTCTACATCCGCACGCACTTTGAGATGGAGCCCAGCCCGCCATCCGGCCTGGGCTTTACCCGCGGAGACGTCTTCCACGTGCTGGACACGCTGTACCCCGGCGCTGGGCAGAGTCCCGCCCGGGGAGGCCAGTGGCTGGCAGTGCGCATGGGGCGTGACCTCCGGGAGAAGGAGCGGGGCATCATCCCCAACCAGAGCAG gGCTGAGCAGCTGGCCAGTCTGGAGGCTGCCCAGCGGGCTGTGGGGGTCATACCTGGAGCCTCAGCGGGCTCCAACTCACGGGCCGAGTTCTGGCGGCTGCGGGGTCTTCGTCGGGGAGCCAAGAAGACAGCCCATCGGAGCCGTGAGGATCTGTCGGCTCTGACCAGACAGGGTCACTACCCACCGTACGAGCGCGTGGTCCTGAGAGAAG CGAGTTTCAAGCGCCCGGTGGTGATACTGGGACCCGTGGCCGACATTGCTATGCAGAAGTTGACAGCTGAGATGCCTGACAAGTTTGAAATTGCAG AGAGCGTGTCAAGGACTGAGAGCCCTTCCAAGATCATCAGACTGGACACCGTGCGGGTGATTGCGGAGAAA GACAAGCACGCACTCCTGGATGTGACACCCTCAGCCATTGAGCGCCTCAACTACGTGCAATACTACCCCATCGTGGTCTTCTGTGTTCCTGAGAGCCGCACAGCCCTCAAAGCCCTGCGCCAGTGGCTGGCCCCCACCTCCCGCCGCAGCTCCCGCCGCCTCTACGCCCAGGCCCAGAAGCTGAGGAAGTACAGCGACCACCTCTTCACAG CCACCATCCCCCTGCAAGGTACGAGTGACTCCTGGTACCAAGAGCTCAAGGCCGTCATCCAGGAGCAGCAGACGCGGCCCATCTGGACGGCTGAGGACCAG CTGGACAGCTCCTCAGAAGACAACCTGGACCTCCCCCACCACGGGCTGGCGGACAGCTCCGCGGACCTGAGCTGCGACAGCCGGGTCAACAGCGATTATGAGACAGATGGCGAGGGCAGCGTCTACACGGACGGTGAAGGCTACACGGATGGCGAGGGTGGGCCCCACACAGACGTGGATGAGGGGCCCCGGGTGCCAGCCCTGGCCCGGTCCTCAGAGCCCGTGCTGGGGGATGAGCCCTGGATCCCGCAGGATCATGGGAGACCCTCCGGTCCCCGGGGAGCCCAG ATGGACAGCCGCCACCCACAGGGTCAACGGCGACAAGACAGCATGCG GACATATGAGAGGGAAGCTCTGAGGAAAAAGTTTACACGAGCCAGAGATGTGGAGTCCTCTGATGAAGACGGCTACGACTGGGGACCAGCCACTGACCTGTGA
- the APBA3 gene encoding amyloid-beta A4 precursor protein-binding family A member 3 yields MEFLTASQPPPGPPAMDLEEPRDTLLPSQDLTRDRQWDPTPGGSSSLSQMELDGLNIQDLVQQFETLPGDLVGLSPDGPPCPLHIATGHGLAPQDMADAHGLLSAEADREDLLNLLQQDEGPPSQKPPPDPAPRLLQPPEDPEEDTGLQEWTEGASAEQDEDRSSSSSPEPWLETSPLVTPDEPPASVQRPKTLASYPALQEVSGPCDHEDLLDGVIFGAKYLGSTQLVSERNPPPSTRMAQAQEAMDRVKAPDGETQPMTEVDLFVSTKRVKVLMTDSQEAMMDHALQTISYIADIGSTLVLMARRRLAQRPAAQPHSRRLYKMICHVFQSEDAQLIAQAIGQAFAVAYSQFLRESGIDPSQVGTQQSQGAMGPSHLHNGDLDHFSNSENCREVFIEKRRGEGLGVALVESGWGSLLPTAVIANLLHGGPAERSGALSIGDRITAINGTSLVGLPLAACQAAVREVKSQTLVTLSIVHCPPVTTAIIRRPHVREQLGFCVEDGIICSLLRGGIAERGGVRVGHRIIEINGHSVVATPHARIIELLTEAHIEVHIKTMPAATYRLLTGQEQPVYL; encoded by the exons ATGGAATTCCTGACAGCCTCCCAACCCCCTCCAGGACCTCCAGCCATGGACTTGGAAGAGCCCAGGGACACACTTTTGCCCTCTCAGGACCTCACCCGTGATCGCCAGTGGGACCCCACACCAGGAGGCTCCAGCAGCCTGAGTCAGATGGAACTTGATGGGCTAAATATTCAGGACCTGGTGCAACAGTTTGAAACTCTGCCGGGTGACCTGGTGGGCCTGTCCCCGGATGGACCCCCGTGCCCCCTGCACATTGCCACCGGCCACGGCCTGGCCCCGCAGGACATGGCTGACGCCCATGGGCTCTTGTCCGCTGAGGCTGATCGGGAAGACTTGCTGAATCTGTTGCAGCAAGATGAGGGCCCTCCTTCCCAGAAACCTCCTCCGGACCCTGCTCCTCGCCTGTTACAGCCCCCCGAGGACCCAGAGGAGGACACTGGCCTCCAGGAGTGGACGGAGGGAGCCTCCGCCGAGCAGGATGAGGACAGGAGCTCCAGTAGCTCCCCAGAACCCTGGCTGGAGACCTCACCTCTGGTTACTCCTGACGAGCCACCTGCCAGTGTCCAG AGACCCAAGACCCTGGCTTCCTACCCTGCCCTCCAGGAGG TATCCGGCCCCTGCGACCATGAAGACCTCCTAGACGGTGTCATATTTGGGGCCAAGTACCTGGGCTCCACCCAGCTGGTGTCCGAGCGGAACCCACCCCCCAGCACGCGCATGGCGCAGGCCCAGGAGGCTATGGACCGTGTGAAG GCCCCCGATGGGGAGACTCAGCCCATGACGGAGGTGGACCTGTTCGTCTCCACCAAGAGGGTCAAGGTCCTGATGACCGACTCCCAG GAGGCCATGATGGACCACGCCCTGCAGACCATCTCGTACATCGCCGACATCGGCAGCACACTGGTTCTCATGGCCCGGCGGCGCCTGGCCCAGAGGCCAGCAGCCCAGCCCCACAGCCGCCGCCTCTATAAGATGATCTGCCATGTTTTCCAGTCGGAGGAC GCCCAGCTCATCGCTCAGGCCATCGGCCAGGCCTTTGCCGTGGCTTACAGTCAGTTCCTGCGGGAAAGCGGGATTGACCCCAGCCAGGTGGGCACCCAGCAGAGCCAGGGGGCCATGGGTCCCAGCCACCTCCACAATGGGGACCTCGACCACTTCTCCAACAGCGAAAACTGCAGGGAG GTGTTCATCGAGAAACGCCGGGGTGAGGGTCTGGGTGTGGCCCTGGTGGAGTCGGGCTGGGGCTCCCTGCTGCCCACCGCTGTCATTGCCAACCTGCTGCATGGGGGCCCCGCTGAGCGGTCGGGGGCCCTCAGCATCGGCGACCGCATCACTGCCATCAATGGGACCAGCCTGGTGGGGCTGCCCCTGGCCGCCTGTCAGGCTGCCGTCCGG GAAGTTAAGTCGCAGACGCTGGTGACCCTCAGCATCGTCCACTGCCCTCCGGTTACCACGGCCATCATCCGCCGGCCGCACGTCCGTGAGCAGCTGGGCTTTTGCGTGGAGGACGGCATC atCTGCAGCCTCCTTCGGGGTGGCATCGCTGAGCGTGGGGGCGTCCGTGTGGGGCATCGCATCATTGAGATCAATGGGCACAGTGTGGTGGCCACACCCCACGCTCGCATCATCGAGCTGCTCACAGAGGCCCACATTGAG GTCCACATCAAGACGATGCCCGCCGCCACCTACCGCCTGCTCACAGGCCAGGAGCAGCCAGTGTACCTGTGA